The following coding sequences lie in one Megalodesulfovibrio gigas DSM 1382 = ATCC 19364 genomic window:
- a CDS encoding GspE/PulE family protein, translated as MAAANLGDEERMMEHLSQDPHADEAASTTGHADAAKDIARKHRQGPRKRLGEMLVEAGLLTQQALDDALVAKRGSPLKLGQFLIQNGIVEEARLLAVLSRQLKVKRLDVESFVPDPSLASLISSDLAERCMVLPLARQGGVLWVAMQDPTDLTALDSIMHVTRMEVEIAICSKHEFDDIAHAIYGRSLDAGILAHETFEEIEEDGGEYAVDEGEDAGELNIGSLQSMAQDAPVVKIVNSILVQAMNKRASDIHFSRKKDKLELKFRIDGELKSFPPPPKKLFLPLISRIKLLSNLDISVTRVPQDGRFTYRVQHREISVRVSTLPTIYGEKVVMRLHVQSAKPLSLDQLGMSDKERVKIDKAILKPYGMMLATGPTGSGKTTLLYSILKKISKPTINTITLEDPVESRIDEVTQVQLNVKAGMTFASGLRAILRQDPDVVMVGEIRDQETANIGIQASMTGHKVLSTLHTNDAAGAVTRFIEMDIEPFLIASTLLVVVAQRLVRRICPDCIEPFEAPAAALRSMGVSGSQRMHFFQGKGCFKCENSGFKGRMGVYEVLEVDDVVQPLILKRASSVEIKQAAVQAKRLSTLKMDAAFKVFQGLTTFEEFTSVAF; from the coding sequence ATGGCTGCCGCCAACCTGGGGGATGAGGAAAGGATGATGGAACACCTGAGCCAGGACCCGCACGCAGACGAGGCCGCCTCCACCACGGGGCATGCCGATGCCGCCAAGGACATTGCCCGCAAGCACAGGCAAGGACCGCGCAAGCGACTGGGCGAAATGCTCGTGGAGGCCGGGCTGCTCACCCAGCAGGCCCTGGATGACGCCCTGGTGGCCAAGCGGGGCAGCCCCCTCAAGCTGGGACAGTTTCTCATCCAGAACGGCATCGTGGAAGAGGCGCGGCTGCTGGCCGTGCTCTCGCGGCAGCTCAAGGTCAAGCGCCTGGATGTGGAATCTTTTGTGCCAGACCCCTCCCTGGCCAGCCTCATCAGCTCGGATTTGGCCGAACGGTGCATGGTGCTGCCCCTGGCCAGGCAGGGCGGCGTGCTCTGGGTGGCCATGCAGGATCCCACCGATCTGACCGCCCTGGACTCCATCATGCATGTGACCAGGATGGAAGTGGAAATCGCCATCTGCAGCAAGCATGAATTTGATGACATCGCCCATGCCATTTATGGCCGCAGCCTGGATGCCGGCATACTCGCCCACGAGACCTTCGAGGAGATTGAGGAGGACGGGGGAGAGTACGCCGTGGATGAGGGGGAAGATGCCGGCGAGCTCAACATAGGCTCGCTGCAGAGCATGGCCCAGGATGCGCCGGTGGTGAAGATCGTCAACTCCATCCTGGTGCAGGCCATGAACAAGCGCGCCTCGGACATTCACTTCAGCCGCAAGAAGGACAAGCTGGAGCTGAAGTTCCGCATCGATGGCGAGCTCAAATCCTTCCCGCCGCCGCCGAAAAAGCTGTTCCTGCCCCTCATCTCGCGCATCAAGCTGTTGTCGAACCTGGATATCTCCGTCACCCGCGTGCCCCAGGACGGCCGCTTCACGTACCGCGTGCAGCATCGGGAAATCAGTGTCCGCGTTTCCACCCTGCCCACCATTTACGGGGAGAAGGTGGTCATGCGGCTGCACGTGCAGAGCGCCAAGCCCCTGTCTCTGGATCAACTGGGCATGAGCGACAAGGAACGCGTCAAGATCGACAAGGCCATCCTCAAGCCCTACGGCATGATGCTGGCCACCGGCCCCACCGGCTCGGGCAAGACCACGCTGCTGTACTCCATCCTCAAGAAAATCAGCAAGCCGACCATCAATACCATCACCCTGGAAGACCCCGTGGAAAGCCGCATCGACGAGGTGACCCAGGTACAGTTGAACGTCAAGGCCGGCATGACCTTTGCCTCCGGCCTGCGGGCCATCCTGCGTCAGGACCCGGATGTGGTCATGGTGGGGGAAATCCGGGATCAGGAAACAGCCAACATCGGCATCCAGGCCTCCATGACCGGTCACAAGGTGCTTTCCACCCTGCACACCAACGACGCCGCCGGTGCGGTGACGCGCTTCATTGAGATGGATATCGAACCCTTCCTCATCGCCTCCACCCTCCTGGTGGTGGTGGCCCAGCGCCTGGTGCGGCGCATCTGCCCGGACTGTATCGAACCCTTCGAGGCGCCAGCCGCCGCCCTGCGGTCCATGGGCGTGAGCGGCAGCCAGCGCATGCATTTCTTCCAGGGCAAGGGCTGCTTCAAGTGCGAGAATTCCGGCTTCAAGGGCCGCATGGGGGTGTATGAGGTGCTGGAGGTGGACGATGTGGTGCAGCCCCTCATCCTCAAGCGGGCGTCCTCGGTGGAGATCAAGCAGGCGGCGGTGCAGGCCAAGCGGCTCTCCACCCTCAAGATGGATGCCGCCTTCAAGGTGTTTCAGGGCCTGACCACCTTCGAGGAGTTCACCAGCGTGGCGTTCTGA
- a CDS encoding ATP-binding protein, giving the protein MKCKRCRARAAVALPSHHTGFCEACFLEFVERQVEKAIRSQGLFSHADTILLALSGGKDSLAMAHLLRRLGYGVHGVHLDLGIPDSSAPARAAVERFCAAHGIPLDVVQLADEGLAIPLVKDCINRPICSACGTIKRQLFNRAAVQGGFTVLATGHNLDDETSRLFANVIRWDAAQLADQGPMLPAGNGFAKKVKPMWRLSEFETAAYCFLAGIEYHMGACPYSRGASFTGHKSLLAGLEETSPGQKLQFYLGFLEFGRQPFRQAQAAAPCAIVPCTQCGHPTNAECCSVCRMREAIARRDMPVEL; this is encoded by the coding sequence ATGAAGTGTAAACGTTGCCGGGCCAGGGCCGCAGTGGCCTTGCCCAGCCATCACACCGGGTTTTGCGAGGCCTGCTTTCTGGAATTTGTGGAACGGCAGGTGGAAAAAGCCATCCGCAGCCAGGGGTTGTTTTCCCATGCAGACACCATCCTGCTGGCCCTTTCCGGCGGCAAGGATTCCCTGGCCATGGCGCATTTGCTGCGCCGGCTGGGGTATGGCGTCCACGGCGTGCATCTGGATCTGGGCATCCCGGATTCCTCCGCACCGGCGCGTGCGGCGGTGGAGCGGTTCTGCGCCGCGCACGGCATCCCCTTGGATGTGGTGCAGCTGGCCGACGAAGGGCTGGCCATCCCCCTGGTGAAGGACTGCATCAACCGCCCGATCTGCTCGGCCTGCGGCACCATCAAACGGCAGCTCTTCAACCGCGCGGCCGTGCAGGGGGGCTTCACCGTGCTGGCCACGGGGCACAACCTGGACGATGAGACCAGCCGGCTGTTCGCCAACGTCATCCGGTGGGATGCCGCCCAGCTGGCGGACCAGGGCCCCATGCTGCCGGCAGGCAACGGGTTTGCAAAAAAGGTGAAGCCGATGTGGCGGTTGTCTGAGTTCGAGACCGCCGCGTACTGCTTTCTGGCCGGCATTGAGTACCATATGGGCGCATGCCCCTACAGCCGCGGCGCCAGCTTTACGGGGCACAAGTCCCTGCTGGCCGGTCTGGAGGAGACGTCTCCCGGCCAGAAGCTGCAGTTCTATCTTGGATTTCTGGAATTCGGCCGCCAGCCTTTCCGGCAGGCGCAGGCTGCTGCGCCATGCGCCATTGTGCCGTGCACCCAGTGCGGGCATCCCACCAATGCCGAATGCTGCAGCGTGTGCCGCATGCGCGAGGCCATCGCCCGCCGCGACATGCCCGTGGAACTCTGA
- a CDS encoding Hpt domain-containing protein, with protein sequence MSHTAPELPAVAASALPSATHLAYAAALHRLGGDVELLHLLFTSFASDAPARLEHLAVAMQGRDAAQVQRQAHALKGAAAIIGAQHCEQLAAVLERLAGAPGFDSGDDAGFAALDAAWAALHAEARLLLSELARMAESGKNKGD encoded by the coding sequence ATGAGTCATACCGCCCCCGAATTGCCCGCCGTCGCCGCTTCCGCTCTTCCGTCAGCCACGCATCTGGCGTATGCTGCCGCGTTGCATCGCCTTGGCGGGGATGTGGAACTGCTGCACCTGCTGTTCACCTCCTTTGCGTCGGATGCGCCTGCCCGGCTGGAGCATCTTGCGGTGGCCATGCAGGGCCGGGATGCTGCCCAGGTGCAGCGGCAGGCCCATGCGCTCAAGGGCGCTGCGGCCATCATCGGGGCGCAACACTGCGAGCAACTGGCGGCCGTGCTGGAGCGTCTGGCCGGGGCGCCAGGGTTCGACAGCGGGGACGATGCCGGGTTCGCAGCACTGGACGCCGCATGGGCCGCCTTGCATGCCGAAGCCAGGCTGCTGCTTTCGGAACTGGCGCGCATGGCGGAGTCCGGAAAAAATAAAGGCGACTAA
- a CDS encoding response regulator: MSEARKVLVVDDEKHIRMLYREELETDGYVIATSDGQEDILQVIAREQPLVVVLDIKLGANRSGLDLLQEIRSKHQTLPVILSTAYDSFQHDLKSIAADYYVVKSVDLAELKDKVSQALSKAARLAT; the protein is encoded by the coding sequence ATGAGCGAGGCCCGAAAGGTCCTGGTAGTGGACGACGAGAAGCACATCCGCATGCTGTACCGTGAAGAGCTGGAAACCGACGGCTATGTCATCGCCACATCCGACGGCCAGGAGGACATCCTGCAGGTCATCGCCCGGGAACAGCCCCTGGTGGTGGTGCTGGATATCAAACTCGGCGCCAACCGGTCCGGCCTGGATCTGCTGCAGGAAATCCGCAGCAAGCACCAGACCCTGCCGGTCATCCTCTCCACGGCGTACGACAGCTTTCAGCACGACCTCAAATCCATCGCCGCTGATTATTATGTGGTGAAATCCGTGGATTTGGCAGAACTCAAAGATAAGGTCAGCCAGGCCCTGAGCAAGGCCGCCCGACTGGCGACATAA
- a CDS encoding site-2 protease family protein, with protein MNDFISDLNRLLIFFLPFALGIILHEVAHGYIAWRLGDPTAKNQGRLTLNPIKHVDPMGLAVFVLTALFTGFVFGWAKPVPVDPRYFKNPRQGLMLSSMAGPATNFALALCFAFAFTALYGHAATAPLGSTGAYFLDPLVRICLAGVSVNLVLGVLNLIPIPPLDGSKVVQYFLPRDLALKYLSLERHGFLLLLLLIAFGVVGRFIRFIVEPLFTGVMTLAGA; from the coding sequence ATGAACGACTTCATCTCCGATTTGAACCGGCTGCTCATTTTCTTCCTTCCCTTTGCCCTGGGCATCATCCTGCACGAGGTGGCCCACGGGTACATCGCGTGGCGGCTGGGGGACCCCACCGCCAAAAACCAGGGCAGGCTCACGCTGAACCCCATCAAGCACGTGGACCCCATGGGCCTGGCCGTCTTCGTGCTCACGGCCCTGTTCACCGGCTTTGTCTTTGGCTGGGCCAAACCCGTGCCTGTGGACCCGCGCTACTTCAAGAACCCCCGCCAGGGCCTCATGCTCTCCTCCATGGCCGGGCCGGCCACCAACTTTGCCCTGGCCCTCTGCTTCGCCTTTGCCTTCACGGCGCTGTACGGGCATGCCGCCACAGCCCCCCTGGGCAGCACCGGGGCGTATTTCCTGGATCCCCTGGTGCGCATCTGCCTGGCCGGCGTCAGCGTGAATCTGGTCCTGGGCGTGCTCAATCTCATTCCCATCCCGCCCTTGGACGGTTCCAAGGTGGTGCAATACTTCCTGCCCCGGGACCTGGCCCTCAAGTACCTTTCCCTGGAGCGCCACGGCTTTCTGCTGCTGTTGCTGCTCATTGCCTTCGGCGTGGTCGGCCGGTTCATCCGCTTCATCGTTGAACCCCTGTTCACGGGCGTGATGACCCTTGCCGGCGCCTGA
- the trpS gene encoding tryptophan--tRNA ligase, with the protein MTPTPRIVSGMRPTGPLHLGHYFGVLKQWLELQSTHHCYFFVADWHALTSEYHDPLRIRGFVPELVMDWVAAGLDPARCTIFQQSMVPEHVELHLVLSMITPTSWLERNPTYKDQLQQLAEKDLTTYGFLGYPVLQAADILLYKPQAVPVGQDQLPHLELTREIARRFNFLYGETFPEPQALLTPAAKCPGLDGRKMSKSYGNSIYLREDFVDVRSKVMQMLTDANRKRKTDPGDPNICNLFPYHVLMTGAEDQAAIRDACVKAEIGCVDCKKKLIESMEAFLTPLHERRRHLVEHPEEAWDILERGSAVAREEAQRTQDEVRRHINFLGR; encoded by the coding sequence ATGACACCCACTCCGCGCATTGTTTCCGGCATGCGGCCCACCGGCCCCCTGCACCTCGGCCATTATTTCGGCGTGCTCAAGCAGTGGCTTGAGCTGCAATCCACCCACCACTGCTACTTCTTTGTGGCAGACTGGCACGCCCTGACCAGCGAATACCACGATCCCCTGCGCATCCGCGGCTTTGTGCCCGAGCTGGTGATGGATTGGGTGGCCGCCGGGCTGGATCCCGCCCGCTGCACCATTTTCCAGCAGTCCATGGTGCCCGAGCACGTGGAACTGCATCTGGTGCTGTCCATGATCACCCCCACCAGCTGGCTGGAACGCAACCCCACGTACAAGGATCAGTTGCAGCAGCTTGCGGAAAAGGATCTGACCACCTACGGCTTTTTGGGCTATCCCGTGCTCCAGGCCGCGGACATCCTGCTGTACAAGCCCCAGGCCGTGCCCGTGGGCCAGGATCAGCTGCCCCACCTGGAACTGACGCGGGAAATCGCCCGCCGCTTCAACTTCCTTTATGGCGAGACCTTCCCCGAGCCCCAGGCCCTGCTAACCCCGGCCGCCAAGTGCCCGGGCCTGGACGGCCGCAAGATGAGCAAAAGCTACGGCAACTCCATCTACCTGCGCGAAGACTTTGTGGACGTGCGCAGCAAGGTGATGCAGATGCTGACCGACGCCAACCGCAAGCGCAAGACCGATCCGGGCGATCCGAACATCTGCAACCTCTTCCCCTATCACGTGCTCATGACCGGCGCCGAGGATCAGGCCGCCATCCGCGACGCCTGCGTCAAGGCCGAAATCGGCTGCGTGGACTGCAAGAAAAAGCTCATCGAATCCATGGAAGCCTTCCTCACCCCGCTGCACGAGCGGCGCCGTCATCTGGTGGAACACCCCGAAGAGGCCTGGGACATCCTGGAACGCGGCTCGGCCGTGGCCCGGGAAGAAGCGCAGCGCACCCAGGACGAAGTGCGCCGGCACATCAATTTCCTCGGGCGGTAG
- a CDS encoding DNA internalization-related competence protein ComEC/Rec2 — translation MAPAGVRSAASARLPPLQPWHACLLALFAGCLAWDAPWAGLPAWGLIFLLCRDLLRGPVRLVAAVACLGLGVGLAWLDMPRVQAPDWLSRRAEYQVTARMLERESLPGNRLRCILDHVTLTDSANTTRPLPGRLAWTWDYPPDSLLPALLPGAEIRTMLAVSPAGGFVNFGSQSSEGWWMRQGVVARAYSRGRDVAAEVLAPGWWPERLRAVLLHRTLDSLTRDDTDDPRFAAHQGRALALAMAFGERQWLSHETVDRLRTASLAHSIALSGAHVGFVASLGWAAAWGLGFLWPSAYLRLPRRKWGVVFGLALVAGYVWLGGATPSLLRAALMFAIWCLLTWRGRPAAVLDGLFLAVALLLLASPAMAVDLRLQLSVAAVAGIACYAGVLGWRLRGAAAGLAGVPGPHGSLRRMLGLLVQVLAVSVAAQAALLPLQLWHFGEVQSSFWCNAVWLPLLGLLVVPGALLGVLGTALAGLLPWMASVSGWLLDLSSVSADALLAGLGWLDARGMLQSHAAIRPHWAVWVGWWGIICWTTIRLAAGRSTPWQTAGLAGACALFVAGCLPTLLPASGQVRLTALDVGQGQALVLEGPDGSRALIDGGGFQSRTFDPGRSIILPALAWLRRPSLELVFISHHDVDHLRGCYYPISHLGPRRVLSNGGAPNADWDQARLAGALRQGGLKEEPLLAGEVLRLGDPAAGLRLAALNPRRKAAGAGNAESLTLCVLWQGRALAILPGDLERAGLEGLAARFGNRLAASALVLPHHGSGNSLSETFLDTVAPAVALASAGQWNQWGFPSDTVREALAARGVSLHVTAEAGAVRLEWDSPGSMPRVTTARGN, via the coding sequence ATGGCTCCGGCTGGCGTCCGATCCGCCGCAAGCGCCCGGCTGCCCCCGCTGCAGCCGTGGCATGCCTGCCTGCTTGCCCTGTTCGCCGGCTGTCTGGCCTGGGATGCACCCTGGGCCGGGCTGCCGGCCTGGGGCCTGATCTTCCTGCTCTGCCGCGATCTCTTGCGCGGGCCGGTGCGTCTGGTCGCCGCCGTGGCCTGTCTGGGGCTGGGTGTGGGACTGGCTTGGCTGGACATGCCACGCGTCCAGGCGCCGGACTGGCTCAGCCGGCGCGCCGAATATCAGGTGACTGCCCGAATGCTGGAGCGCGAGTCCCTGCCCGGGAACCGGCTGCGCTGCATCCTGGATCATGTGACATTGACGGATTCGGCCAACACCACACGCCCGTTGCCGGGTCGCCTCGCCTGGACCTGGGACTATCCGCCGGACAGCCTGCTGCCTGCATTGCTCCCCGGGGCGGAGATCCGCACGATGCTGGCCGTGAGTCCGGCAGGGGGCTTCGTCAATTTTGGCAGCCAGTCCAGCGAAGGCTGGTGGATGCGGCAGGGCGTGGTGGCCAGGGCGTACAGCCGGGGCCGGGACGTGGCCGCGGAGGTGCTTGCGCCGGGGTGGTGGCCGGAGCGGCTGCGCGCCGTGTTGCTGCATCGCACGCTGGACAGTCTGACCCGGGACGACACGGATGACCCGCGATTCGCCGCGCATCAGGGCCGGGCCCTGGCGCTGGCGATGGCCTTCGGGGAACGGCAGTGGTTGTCGCACGAGACGGTGGATCGCCTGCGCACGGCCTCCCTGGCGCACTCCATCGCCCTGTCCGGCGCGCATGTGGGGTTTGTGGCTTCCCTGGGCTGGGCCGCTGCCTGGGGGCTGGGGTTCCTCTGGCCATCCGCATACCTGCGCCTGCCGCGCCGCAAGTGGGGCGTGGTGTTCGGACTGGCGCTGGTGGCCGGCTATGTGTGGCTCGGCGGGGCCACGCCGTCCTTGCTGCGGGCGGCGCTGATGTTTGCCATCTGGTGCCTGCTGACCTGGCGCGGCCGGCCGGCGGCGGTGCTGGACGGGTTGTTTCTGGCTGTGGCGTTGCTGCTGCTGGCTTCGCCGGCCATGGCCGTGGATCTGCGGCTGCAGCTTTCCGTGGCTGCGGTGGCGGGCATCGCCTGTTATGCCGGTGTGTTGGGCTGGCGACTGCGCGGCGCGGCCGCCGGTTTGGCCGGCGTGCCCGGTCCACATGGCAGCCTGCGGCGCATGCTGGGGCTGCTGGTGCAGGTGCTGGCCGTGAGTGTGGCGGCACAGGCGGCATTGCTGCCCCTGCAATTGTGGCACTTCGGCGAGGTGCAAAGCAGCTTTTGGTGTAATGCCGTGTGGCTGCCGCTGCTGGGGCTGCTGGTGGTGCCCGGCGCGCTGCTGGGGGTGCTGGGCACGGCCCTGGCGGGCCTGCTGCCCTGGATGGCCAGTGTTTCCGGGTGGCTGCTTGATCTTTCCAGTGTTTCGGCCGACGCCTTGCTGGCCGGCCTGGGCTGGCTGGATGCCCGGGGGATGCTGCAGAGCCATGCCGCCATCCGGCCGCACTGGGCAGTGTGGGTCGGCTGGTGGGGGATCATTTGCTGGACGACCATCCGTCTTGCGGCGGGCCGGTCAACGCCCTGGCAGACGGCCGGTCTGGCGGGAGCCTGCGCGTTGTTTGTTGCGGGATGCCTGCCGACGTTGCTGCCGGCTTCAGGACAGGTGCGGCTCACGGCCCTGGACGTGGGCCAGGGGCAGGCCCTGGTGCTGGAAGGCCCGGACGGCAGCCGCGCCCTCATCGACGGCGGCGGCTTTCAGTCCCGCACGTTCGATCCCGGCCGCAGCATCATCCTGCCGGCCCTGGCCTGGCTGCGCCGGCCGTCTCTGGAATTGGTCTTCATCAGTCATCACGATGTGGATCATCTGCGCGGCTGCTACTATCCCATCAGTCACCTGGGACCGCGGCGGGTGCTGTCCAACGGCGGTGCGCCCAATGCCGACTGGGATCAGGCACGTCTGGCTGGGGCATTGCGGCAGGGCGGTCTGAAGGAAGAGCCGCTGCTGGCCGGCGAGGTGTTGCGCCTGGGAGACCCGGCGGCAGGACTGCGACTGGCGGCGCTCAATCCCCGCCGCAAGGCAGCCGGAGCGGGCAATGCGGAGTCCCTGACCCTGTGCGTGCTGTGGCAGGGCAGGGCGCTGGCCATTCTGCCCGGGGATCTGGAACGGGCGGGCCTGGAGGGATTGGCGGCCCGGTTCGGCAACAGGCTGGCTGCCTCGGCCCTGGTGCTGCCGCATCACGGCTCTGGGAACAGCCTTTCCGAAACCTTCCTGGACACCGTGGCCCCGGCCGTGGCCCTGGCCAGCGCCGGGCAGTGGAATCAATGGGGGTTTCCGAGCGATACCGTCCGCGAGGCCCTGGCGGCCCGAGGGGTGTCGCTGCATGTGACGGCCGAAGCCGGGGCTGTGCGCCTGGAATGGGACAGCCCCGGCAGCATGCCGCGGGTGACTACCGCCCGAGGAAATTGA
- the murA gene encoding UDP-N-acetylglucosamine 1-carboxyvinyltransferase: MEHLVIHGGRELHGTIPISGSKNAALPILFAALLFDSSVTFHNVPRLKDIRTTCKLLEILGCETHLEGDVLQVVPGALAHEAPYDLVKTMRASALCLGPLLARLGRARVALPGGCAIGARPVDMHLAALEKMGATFELDSGYIDGRVDGGLKGAHIQFPFPTVGGTENLLMAAALAEGETILENAAREPEVTDLANFLNACGARITGQGTSVLRIQGVARLVPTPYAIMSDRIEAGTYMAAVAATRGDVLLTNCPLDAMDAQMDVLQQMGVQFTREAGGIRVRVDARLRAVDVMTLPYPGFPTDMQAQVMAAMCLAEGSGVIEETIFENRFMHVQELMRMGARIKLSGRTAVVRGVERLNGAPVMASDLRASASLVVAGLAASGVTTVQRIYHLDRGYEELDIKLTNVGAKVYRSMD, encoded by the coding sequence ATGGAACATCTTGTGATTCACGGCGGCCGCGAGCTGCATGGAACCATCCCCATCAGCGGCTCCAAGAATGCCGCCCTGCCCATTCTGTTTGCCGCCCTGCTGTTCGACTCGTCAGTGACCTTCCACAATGTTCCACGCCTCAAGGACATCCGCACCACCTGCAAGCTGCTGGAAATCCTGGGGTGTGAAACGCATCTCGAAGGCGACGTCCTCCAGGTTGTCCCCGGAGCCCTGGCCCACGAAGCGCCCTACGATCTGGTGAAGACCATGCGCGCCTCGGCCCTGTGTCTGGGGCCGCTCCTGGCACGGCTGGGCCGGGCCCGGGTGGCCCTGCCCGGCGGCTGCGCCATCGGGGCGCGTCCCGTGGATATGCACTTGGCGGCCCTGGAAAAAATGGGCGCAACCTTCGAGCTGGATTCCGGCTACATCGACGGCCGCGTCGATGGCGGCCTCAAGGGCGCGCACATCCAGTTCCCGTTCCCCACCGTGGGCGGTACGGAAAACCTGCTCATGGCCGCGGCCCTGGCCGAGGGTGAAACCATTCTGGAAAACGCCGCCCGCGAGCCGGAAGTGACGGATCTGGCCAACTTTCTCAATGCCTGCGGCGCGCGCATTACCGGGCAGGGTACCAGCGTGCTGCGCATCCAGGGCGTGGCCAGACTCGTGCCGACCCCCTACGCCATCATGAGTGACAGGATAGAAGCTGGCACATACATGGCCGCCGTGGCTGCCACCCGAGGTGACGTGTTGCTGACCAATTGTCCCCTGGACGCCATGGATGCCCAGATGGACGTATTGCAGCAGATGGGCGTGCAGTTCACCCGCGAGGCCGGGGGGATTCGCGTGCGTGTGGACGCCCGGCTGCGCGCGGTGGATGTGATGACCCTGCCGTACCCGGGTTTTCCCACGGACATGCAGGCCCAGGTGATGGCCGCCATGTGTCTGGCAGAAGGCAGCGGTGTTATTGAAGAAACAATTTTCGAAAACCGCTTCATGCATGTGCAGGAACTGATGCGCATGGGCGCACGCATCAAGCTCTCGGGCCGTACGGCGGTGGTGCGGGGCGTGGAGCGCCTGAATGGCGCGCCGGTGATGGCCTCGGATCTGCGGGCCTCGGCCTCGCTGGTGGTGGCCGGGCTGGCCGCCTCGGGCGTTACCACGGTACAGCGCATCTATCATCTGGATCGTGGATATGAAGAACTCGATATAAAGTTGACAAACGTTGGCGCCAAGGTGTACCGATCTATGGATTGA
- the murJ gene encoding murein biosynthesis integral membrane protein MurJ: protein MADAPDRQAEDAAQHRLRKAGVVAGATLVSRMLGFVRDMVVAMALGAGPMADAFFVAFRIPEALRRMLGEGTFSMAVGPALAQARTDGGRERMFQLGRCLLLWGGLVVGPLTALAMLHADLLVKAIAPGFADAPELAARAAVLLAICMPYLLTTAAAGICVSMLHVLDRFLMPALSPCLLNVVLIAAAGLGAGLGQDVAVCLAAGLLVAGVGQVWLQLPDLRRQGFVWIGRTPLRPAALARVGREMLPTMLGASAFQIMLMLASFRGTVLGTGTTSALYYADRLLQFPLGLAGVAISTVALPELAALHAQGEQHGFVTALRGALRASLFLAVPAAVGLLLLARPVVVVLFGRGQFDAHGVTLTTAMLQWFALALPALAMTRPLLAAAYAQGRHRLTVLAGAAGVAAFVLAELVFEWTAGPRAPAMALGVGAWLQALMLGRGSAWHMDRADAGWLVRMIGLGLAMAGGIVWVDGLLPASSWLRVACIPGWAVAFGLGALLLRVPEAVLLGRMLRRRLRRA from the coding sequence ATGGCTGACGCGCCGGATCGGCAGGCAGAAGACGCCGCCCAGCATCGCTTGCGCAAGGCCGGGGTGGTGGCCGGGGCCACCCTGGTCAGCCGGATGCTCGGATTCGTGCGCGACATGGTCGTGGCCATGGCCCTGGGTGCCGGTCCCATGGCCGATGCCTTCTTCGTGGCCTTCCGCATCCCCGAGGCCTTGCGCCGGATGCTGGGGGAGGGCACCTTCTCCATGGCCGTGGGTCCGGCCCTGGCCCAGGCCCGCACCGACGGCGGCCGGGAACGCATGTTCCAGCTGGGCCGGTGCCTGCTGCTGTGGGGCGGCCTGGTGGTTGGACCGCTCACTGCGCTGGCCATGCTGCATGCCGATCTCCTCGTCAAAGCCATTGCGCCGGGATTTGCGGACGCTCCCGAACTCGCCGCCAGGGCCGCCGTGCTTCTGGCCATCTGCATGCCCTATCTGCTGACCACCGCCGCGGCAGGCATCTGCGTGAGCATGCTGCATGTGCTGGATCGATTTCTGATGCCGGCCCTGTCGCCATGCCTGCTCAATGTGGTGCTCATCGCTGCCGCAGGCCTGGGGGCAGGGCTGGGGCAGGACGTTGCCGTGTGTCTGGCTGCCGGGCTGCTTGTGGCCGGCGTCGGGCAGGTGTGGCTGCAACTGCCGGACTTGCGGCGGCAAGGATTTGTCTGGATCGGCCGTACCCCTCTGCGGCCGGCAGCGCTGGCCCGGGTGGGGCGCGAGATGCTGCCGACCATGCTGGGGGCGTCCGCCTTTCAGATCATGCTCATGCTGGCCTCGTTCCGCGGCACGGTCCTGGGCACGGGCACGACGAGCGCCCTGTACTATGCCGACAGGCTGCTGCAGTTCCCCCTGGGGCTGGCCGGGGTGGCCATTTCCACGGTGGCCCTGCCGGAACTGGCCGCCCTGCACGCCCAGGGCGAGCAGCACGGCTTTGTCACGGCCCTGCGCGGGGCACTGCGCGCGAGCCTGTTCCTGGCGGTGCCGGCGGCCGTGGGGCTGCTGCTGCTGGCGCGTCCGGTGGTGGTGGTGTTGTTCGGCCGGGGGCAATTCGATGCGCACGGCGTGACCCTCACCACAGCCATGCTGCAATGGTTCGCCCTGGCGTTGCCAGCCCTGGCCATGACGCGGCCGCTGCTGGCGGCGGCCTATGCCCAGGGTCGGCATCGGCTGACGGTGCTGGCCGGCGCAGCCGGCGTGGCAGCCTTTGTGCTGGCGGAGCTTGTTTTTGAATGGACCGCAGGGCCGCGCGCTCCGGCCATGGCCCTGGGGGTTGGGGCCTGGCTCCAGGCCCTCATGCTGGGACGTGGCAGCGCCTGGCACATGGATCGGGCCGATGCCGGCTGGCTGGTCCGGATGATCGGCCTGGGGCTGGCCATGGCCGGCGGCATCGTCTGGGTGGATGGCCTGCTGCCGGCGTCGTCCTGGCTGCGGGTGGCGTGCATTCCTGGCTGGGCGGTAGCGTTCGGCCTGGGGGCGCTGCTCCTGCGCGTGCCGGAAGCCGTGCTGCTTGGGCGGATGCTGCGCCGCCGGCTGCGTCGGGCATGA